aattaattaattaataaaataaaggttaatataataaaaaaaaatatgaaaagaaggcATTTTGCTAATTGGTTATCGAAAGAGAAAAAGCTCTTTGACGATAACGTTAAAATGTTTAAAGAACTTGAGAAGTCCTCTCAAGATAAAGTGCAAAGTGTTGCTAATTCTTTGGAAAGTGTTGCTAATCCTTTGGAAAGTGAGGCTAATCCTTTGAGTAGTGAGATTTTGCAGTCAGTGTTTGCCAGTTGATAGTGTTCGAAGTGATTGTGATGAAAGCGTAGAAGAGTGTTTAGGTGCCCAAAGTTATTATGTAGAAGAGGGTGCAGGTACGGATCTGAACGACTTGCTAAGAAGTTGGACCATAGATTTTAAAGTTGCTCATAATATTATAGACGGACTTCTTCAGGCACTCCAAAAGGGTGGGATAAAGGATGTACCGTTGTGTGCCAAAACTCTTTTAGACACCTTTCGAGAAAAAGTCAGTGTAGAATCTATGTCAAATGGTGAATTTTTGTACTTTGGTATACAAGACCAACTAGTttctaaacaattttcatttttggaGGCACAAGAAGAGGTTTTAATTGATGTGGGAGTAGATGGTCTCAAACTTTTTAACAGTTCAAGTCGAGTTTTATGGCCTATTCTTGGAGCACTAGTACATTTTCCTAGTGTTGATCCTTTTGTTATAGCTAGCTTCTCAGGTTTTAAAAAGCCTGAAAATATTAATGATTTTATGGCTAAGTTCGCTTCAGAGGCAAAATCCCTGCGAGAAAACGGTATTGCTGTCGGTCCCAATAAAGTGTTGTTAAGATTTGATGTGCGTGTGTTCATTTGCGACTCCCCAGCTAGGGCGTTTGTAAGTGGTGTTATGTCATTTAATGCCAAACATGGATGCCCCAGGTGTCATATAGGGGGTGACTGGGATGGGAAAGTATATTTACCCACAACGTCTGGTATACCCAGGACGGATATAAGTTTTGAGAAAAGAGATCATGTGTCTCACCACAGTCCTCAATTCAGGCAACAGAAAACCGTTTTAGAAGATGCCGGCTTTAAAATGGTTTCTCAGTTTCCACTAGACTGTATGCATTTGGTAGATTTAGGTGTcgtaaaaaggtttttaaaaagtttgaatagCGATGCAAATATCCGaaagataaatgaaaatattaaatttatttcgaaTTACTTTCCGTCTGAATTCTGTCGTACTGCGAGAAGTTTAGATGAAGTTAGTCGGTGGAAAGCAACGGAATTCAGACAGTTCCTGCTATACACaggcatttttgttttaaaagacTGCATAAGTAGTGAGTTGTACTTCCTTTTCCTACTACTACATACCGGCATTCGACTTCTTTAAAGTGAAAGGTCGTTTAGGTCTGAGGCTGATGTTGCCCAAGATATATTAGAGCATTTCGTCACGCAGTTCAGTATAATGTTTGGGAAGGAAAGCGTTACTTTCAACATTCATGGTTTATTACACTTGTCAGAATGTGTCAAAAATCTTGGTCCTTTAGATTCCTTTTCTGCTTACaggtttgaaaattttatgcaatttttaaaaaGATAGTAAGAAAACCAAATCAAATATTGCAACAGCTGTTTTTAAGGTTGAAAGAAAGGCAGGATGTAAGTTCATCGATTCACAAACCTTCCAAGCAATGCTCTTTCGATATTgatttaaagaaagataaagactGTTTTTTTATAGCAAAAAAGTCGGCCCTATAAAGGTAGTAGAACTTGTAGGGTCAGGAGAATTGGAAATAGTGCAATGTACTGTTTTTCGGAAAACGCAAAATTTTTTCGATGTACCTGTTAGCTCCTCCGATAGTTTAGGTATTGTTGTTGCAAGTGAGCCAAGCTTAAATTTGGTTGATTTAAAGAGAGAAGATCTTGATTACAAGTACTTCTGTATCCCTCAGGAAAGCAAATTTTTGCTTATACCCCTTCTTCACCACCTATTCCATGAGTTTTCCAATTAAGCCACTTTTTCCTAACCCTTGTTTCATAaactttcaataaagtaacactttccacactttcgaataaataactcttaaaaatataattaaaacgtATCCTTTAGCATTTGATTCTAAAGTTTTTGAAGAGTCCAGTTACAAGAAGTGCAGTTATGGAATCTACAAATAATGGTAAGAAAATCTCTTGTACATGATTTGTACATAAGTTAACTTTCAATAATTTTCAGCGAATTCTTTCAATAAAGTGTTTGCAACGAATATACGTTTTAATGAGGCTACATCTGAAGCCGAAGGTGCTGCCATTTCCTCAGCAGGAATGGTAGTCGATCAGGCTGAAGGACTGCTACAAGGAGATCAGGCTGAAGATGTTGGAACCAACCAAATTGAAGTCAACCTGGCAGGACCTAATGgaggtaaattttttaaattttcatttggttgttTTAAACCCCCCTTCTAGAGTACTACCTTTCGTTTATACACAAATCATTTGGCCACATATAGTTAAAAATCAAATATCCCCATGTTATTTGTAGGTGAAAACAAAAATCGTGATAAACACcacttaactttaaaattaaaagcttaaATGTTGATAGACCATCTCTTTGAATGTCcttaaccatattttcactataccaaaagagaAAGCTTTATATTTATTCAGTCCGCCCTAATACATTTGCACATCGATTGCTGCCCTATCGCAGAATGGGATTGCACACCGACCTATTTCAGACTTATTTTTTAGAAAACAGATAATCCAGATGTAATGTTTCTATATTTTTCCATTGTCCAAGCAAAGAAATGATTGCCAAGATGAAAGCTCCATGTAATATCATGCCAGAAGTTACATTTACAAGTATAGATGCACCCTTTAATACAAAGACGGGTATAATATCCAGGTGTAAcatgataattaaatttaatagcgCAGGATTGAATAAAGGGCCCTCTGGTTTAGCAAAAGAATTCCCACATTGCAACAAGTCATAACTGGAAACATTCCCCGACATAACATCGCTGCACTTTCCACCACTATTAAAGCAGAACCAGATATAGTAATCACAAAGAAATTTGCTATGTAGAGCACCCCATtgcggtaattctttactttagctcacaactgctacaACTCGaccgcgttttgatcccaggaccatgaatccgaaagcggaaattcaaaattttatttctgtcaaaagatatttccaaaaaaccaaaaaatggccCCGAAGCActgcgaaaccgggggtgggatccatattttggtagtagtgcagtttacggtacccaccctaaagttgggctaagattttcgagtgaggtattaatctcgagaacaataatccgaaggcggaaaagaaaaattttatctctgtccggagatatttgcagttgaagttggcgattttaatgtggttgttgttatgtttatacccacaaaaaaattgtgcatcactgtggcggtagccacggttataccacacacccggacttggcatggcgtagcccagggttatttattataagcgcggccgaaggccggcaacgcagaaatgtgttctgcgcaaaaatactatggatcccacccccggtttcggaggggcccggggtctttttttttttgtttttcgttaatatcttttgaatggaTAAAAaaaagggtaatagtctagttgaggggtcgactgctaatactctaccaaaaatatcgagagaggtgtcaaatgacgcgtcttgacatcagtattaataatccgaaagcggaaaataaaaatattaactcgttcaaaagatattaccgaaaaaccgaaaaaagacccacgggtacctccgaaaccgggggtgggatccatagtatttttgcgcagaacacctttctgagttggcggccttcggccgcgcttataaaaaataaccctgggctacgccatgccaagtccgggtgtgtggtataaccgtggctatcgccacggtgatgcacaaatttttttgtgggtacaaacacaacaacaaccacatacaaatcgccaacttcaactgcaaatatctccggacatggataaactttttcttttccgccatcggattattgttctcgagaataatacgcgtcttttgacacctctctcgatatttttggtattatttgcgtattagcagtcgacccctcaactagactattaccaaaaaaagttaacttccgctttcggattcttgatctagacgtgaatacgcgtcttttgatacctcactcgaaaattttggcccaaatttcggtgggtaccgtaaactgcactattacccatattttttgcgcagaacacctttctgcattggcggcctttggccgcgcttttaaaaaactactctgggtgggtccaacaccggtttggagaccacaactatatccgcgcaaaacacttttacccacagtttttcttgtgggtacaaacatcaaaacaacaatcacatgaaaattttcaaatttgtttgcaaatatctcaaacgaaataaacttttgaatttacgcttttggattcgtgatcctggatccaaagcgcgtcttttaacacctctcctgatatttttggacgagttttagctgttctgagctaaagtaaagaattaccgccCTTGCTATCAATTCACtgcactatttatttattttgcattataaCAAAAGTTTTTTGGGCTTGAGAACTGTCTCACATCCAGTTTGATATGGGTTAGAGTTATTAAGTTACTCTATACACCAAGTTAATCACCAGTAAAGTTTTTTTCATTCCTAAGTGTCTTTTAAACTTGCACGAATATTTTAGCCAAAGGTAGATATGTGCAACAAAATTAACTTGATCAGCTGACTTCTATCGTTTTCAATGCCCCAACAAGAAAGCTATCAGTTAGGTAGCTGTGATGTATATTACATATTGCGGTACATAAAGTTAGTTGAAGCTTTTTCGACAGATAGccaatagaaaattatgtcaaaaagctgtaactaacttTTAGTTCTTAACTAAGTTTGACTATGAATACGCCCCATTGTTTTGTATAAGATATTAAACATATATTATTCTTTTTATAGATGTGCTGAGAGTTTTGATGGAGATTATTTATAAGATGGATCAAATTGAACAGAATGTAAGAAGTAGGGTAATAGGAGACGGAGGAAAAATAGCATTAAAATTCAGAATGATTTTGTATTTAACTAGATATTtgtattttacaatattcatgCAAAGTACTTTTTGTATTCTTTAAACTTAGCAACGTACACTCAGCTATAATCAAAGCGTACTAATGAAAATGGTGGAGGAAATAAAGCaagatgtaagtattgtttttattcAATTAATTTTACTTTTCGCTTCAATTATTCTCTAATGGCTTAggcttttttgtgtatatacaaATCTTTGCTATGCAGAATATTAGTTTCATTCGCCTAACGATAGATTACTTACTtcctacttaattggcgcttaaccgtctaaacggttatggccgtccaacaacgatagattattattttaaatatacagcccaattctcaaTCCTTTTCCCGGGGAGATTTCTCCCGTTCTCCATACAAAAATTTGCCATTCTCAACCATTTTTGTATGGAGAACGGGCAAAATCTCTCCGGGAAAACATTGGGAATTGGGCTGATAACGAAAAAAGGTACCGACCATATCTCAACCAAACTACTTTGTTGCTAAAGCTCACATCTGAGCATATAATATTTTGTAACACCGATTTTCAACTCGTTTCTTGTTAATATATATACTTCAACAATAAACCTTCATTTTAAACAGGCGGTACCGAAGAGTGAAGTTTTGGCGCAACAGCACTTAATGCGAGAGTGCAAGGTGACGCTGAAGAAGGTGGAAAGCTCTGTGTGCAAAATTACTGGGGAAGTCAGAGACAAGTACATGGATGAAGTTGCCAGCGCATTGCCTCTCCAGAATGTATTAGAGGTTCTAAGGGTAGAAGAAAGATTGAAGGTAGAGGAGTATGCTGTAGCAATGGTAATTTGACCCAAAAAGTTATCTTTTACCATAATTTAATTTCGCTTTCATACTTTAGAAGGCTCATATGTTCAAAATTAAGGGCATTTCAGAGGACATACCCCGAGTagttaaagaaattttttgtGACACGTTGATGGAAGAGTACAACTGGGCGGGAGCAGCTGGAAAGAAAAGTCTCCAAAAGCTTTCCTTGTTCGAGACATTTCTTCGCGGTAAGATGTTATAAAGAGAGATGTATTATAGATTGTATTCCTATATTGATTTTTGGTACGTTTTTAGATGTATTCATACACCAAGGACATGCATCGTATGAAAAAGGAATGAGAAAAGCTGTTGAACTCAGCCACCACAGGATGGCACAAAGGAAATTcggcaaaaagcaaaaattagttACTGCACAGACAAGCCCACCAGCGCAATGAATtgtttcctcttttctttttcatttaagttgcagcttttgaattttcggttttttatatgtttttgaatttttttagtttgcgGAATATATTTAAGTTAATTATTTACTGTTTTTAAGTTAGGCTAATGTAATATACAAACGAAGTTTTtaagttttcgtaatatttttaagttagtcagttactttttttaagttagaataatgtgatatttaaatgaagttttttaagttttcaaaatattttttaatttagtcccaatatttaattgaattttttatatagcTTTTATCATAACTACCTGAGACAAAAAGGACAATTAACTAATAAATAAAAGCCTTTTTGACAAAACATGttgtgaacaaaatttaaaagaaatgaaattttaattaataatgaacacataaagaaaagcaatctgatataaaaatgcaatttatgttttttttaaagaaattacattTTTATGAATACTGAATCCTTAAAAAAAGTAATGATCTACacatttaaataagtaaaagttataataaataatgcaatatatatattttttatagttttttatcaTAAGTACCTGAGAATGAAAAGACAAACAATTATTAGCTttttaaagaaatgaaattttaatgaatacataaagaaaagcaatgtgatatatacgtaaataggtaaaaataaaaaaaaataatgtaaatatactttatttcaagaaacgaaattttaatgaacaatgaaaacattaaaaaaagtaatcagatatataagtaaataagtaaaactAAGTGAGAATAAATAATgtgatatatatatttaattggaCGTTTTGAGATATTTTTATAGTCTTTTATCATAAGTACTATATAAATGTGCacatatattgaataataaacgaatttttatatacatctatctgtatatgttttatttattatgaTGCATCCTATGTGATTGATTTGCACATCCGGTTTGATGGATCCGCCCTGACTAATGTTTACATCATGTTTGATGGTTCCGCCCTGACTAATGTTTACATCAGGCATGATGCCTCCGCCCTGACAATTGTTTACATCCGGCATGATGCCTCCGCTCTGACAATTGTTTACATCCGGCATGATGCCTCCGCTCTGACGAATGTTTACATCCGGTATGATGCCTCCGCTCTGACAAATGTTTACATCCGGCATGATGCCTCCGCCATGACAAATGTTTACATCATGTCTGAAGTCACACGTATACAGCCAAACCCATCAGGTTTATCATACTGCTAGAGCAAACCTGATGGGATATTCGTACTGCGCCCTGATGTGACTTTCCTACAGCACTTCCTGACAGATGAtcaatcatctgattgtcagctgtCTAGTAGGGTTGTTTTTACACAACCAAATGTAGAGAGAATTCAAGTCCTGCATTTTTTCAAAGGCCACGCCTATAGTTTCTTCACTTATTGTCAACagagcatcatctgcaaacagttTTATTTTGCAGTTCTTTATTGACGAGGCAATAtcaattggcaatttgttatcggtcgcggcttttaggtggggcgaagcactgctacaacaacaacaacaacaggagattgttagtgaaacaggattcgccgcggataggtgaggttgagaattgggtttggagaagctatatattgcgctggcaacctaaaagggttgcgctacacagccccttgaatctggtattttagtcgcctcttacgacaggcatacctaccgcgggaatattctgaccccctaacccgctggtagGCTTTGATACCGGTGTGTGCTAAGTTGtgtatttttgcaattaaatTGTCTTTGCAAGGACGTGGTATGAAATGCcttacataaaataaaaagaaataaatgtaaggcgcgataacctccgaagagattttaggccgagcttctcttccaatttgcgtcgtgctcctttttaatttttcctacaaattggccggacgggacctacttgttttatgccgactccgaatggcatctgcgagacagatgagttttcactgagagcttttcatggcagaaatacactcgaagtgcttgccaaacactgccggagggtgacccgcttagaaaaatgtccgTCTTATTgaaaaatactgccctcagaaccgtcaCGGATTgtcttatgtccctagaacaccatctacataatgagacgagaatactccccatcagggagagaaatgaaatgctaaccaaacagttcctgttgcatacccagaaatctgggcatcccaacagccaCCTGAGTGATGAGccaacacctcccaggggctgaaggagtcatctccataagcattatgaggaaatacggcacctgataacacagccgtatgaaaccaaaaaacacaagcatgtcctcagtgaactccacaaacaggcgtcggaccactATGTCAGGAATTgaccggtgaatcctgtactcaaagaacaataccctcaacttgcagaagaggaacgcaaacTCACTAGGGAAGCGcgggtcactctagctcaacttcgatctggatactgtaacaggttaaactcttacctattcagaatcaaccccgacatacaaaatgtatgccctgcttgcaatgtgtccccacatgccaccaaccatctcttcaattgtaacgttgaaccaacgcctctaacactccccacattatggtccaccccttttgaaacagcaagtttccttggactcctgtaaTGTTTGGAgaatgaaaataaagtaatttaggttgcagtgcccatttTGCGGCACCAGAGAAAATtaagttctttattcaaaagttgttttcttttatacaaaatttctatgagctaaaatacttacttacactaatacttacaaactaagtgtataacacacatatacattcagttcagttccctgggaactgcatcctaagcataaataaaattagctgtggaatctgcaacgcaagcgcaaatgaatcatgttaattaTTTATCTACAGGTACAGGCTTGTTGCGAGCAAGCTCCAAACAGTAGCATACCATGGTTCAGGTTACcagatgatgcacggtgtacaaaatatgtgtgtacaaatgaatgaatgtgttaattgaatctcaggccgtagcaaagcgagccaaaatataggTATGTGGGATTTCTTTGTCTACGGTTCCAATTAAAACTCGTTTAATTACTAGAACGTATATATTAGCGTTTATTACATTTACAAAtacttttatatacatacgtGTTGTCAGTACCGCACTTCAAACTTGATTGTCGTTCGTCTCTTTTAACTAACTTGTGTTAGGCTCTCTTCGTCTAGTTCGGGTTGCCGGTCTAACTATTGCAGGGCTGCAATTAGTGCAGTGTATAATTAAAAGATAAGTCCGTTTCTACTTGTCCTACGTCCGTCTGTcaatcccacattcggccatcctgatgCTTCATTCGACTCGGATGAAGGATTCCATGGCTTCATGTACTCTGCCACTGTATGCGTTCTTCTGGGACCTTCGACGTCACCAACTTTATGCATAATATAGCGACCATGATtttgtttctcttttattttgtatgatccgaaaatttttcttttcagtcGAAGTCCTGCTCCATACTGGGTGCGCTTAATTGCGACCAACTCTCCGACTTTATACTCTGTTTCTTTTCTGCGGTTCTTGTTGAAGTTTCTCATATTTTCCTTTTGTATACGAGATATGTTTTCACGCGCTTCCTCCCGCACTGTGTTCATTTCCTTACAACTAATTTCTTGCTAACTGGTGTTTTCTCTCTATTCTCGAGTTCCTGAGTTGCAattcttttctttaaaaatcttaCACCATCATTTATGGCTATATCGACTTGACTCAAAATGTTTTTACCCAAGATAGCGTCGTACAAAATATCGCTCTCTTTAGTGACATGAAACTCGATGTCGACTTCGACTTCATCTAAAGTCATTCGCGCGCTTAAACATCCGATGGTTTTAATCATTTTGTTACCGATGCCATACaaggttttaatttttggttgtAGATCAACATATCCAATGTTTACTAAAGTGTCGTATCTTATCGCGCAAATGTCACTACCCGTGTCTAAAAGAGCTGAATATGTGTGCCCGTTGATTTCTAAATCTCTAAATAGGCATGTATCTCGCGCAACTGGCTTAATATTTGCTTGTTCTTTGCCGTCGGTAACTACATGAACCTTTTGTTTTCGCTTTTTTCTTCAGTACGCGATGTCTGCTGCTTACAATCATTGGCTTTGTGACCAGCTTGACTACACTTAAAGCACCGAACAGCCGAACGAGTGCAATGCCTAGCCAGATGCCCCacttttccacacttaaaacacgATTCGCTGCTGTGGGTTTCACTTTTGTCTGTATTTTTTCCTTGAGATAGTTGTGGAACCGCTGTACTACCTAAACTTTGGGATTGTCTATGACACTTTTCATATACGCGCAAGTTCTCTTTTAAATCAGCTATAGTGAGAACTTGGTAAAGAATTTTTTTATTGGTCCTCGTATCGGGTATACCCTCAATAAAATATTCAATGATACTGGCATCATCCATTTCGATCCTAGTTGATAGTCCTAACGACGTTAATTTTTCCCTAAGATCGTTCAAGTTCAGCGCTAAAATTTCGTTTACGTCCATGTCGACGTCTTTACAATAAacattgttacgaatgttggcgacactaaggggtactgccatctctagaccgatgctaagcagtgacgtgaattcacatcaatacacatacgcgtgcacgcggcggagaagcaacgcacaagcacatgcagatatcttatctgaaatgctcctaaaggtatgcaattgtggttatggaagtgtcgctcacacatacaagcgcatggggtatgagagaagctattatatcaacattcaagttgatattttaaaaaacttttattttggttttgtttttaaaaatttatattttgtttatttttgagtttagatattttctaactaattagaattttctttttttgaagttattcaaaattttaagttaacacgaaaactcaattaaaattattttaaacattaaagtaaagagtacaaagtagttaacactatatttactccccctccaagaaaatatGAAACATGTGTTAATTGagttaaaagtttatgttaatattgatg
The Eurosta solidaginis isolate ZX-2024a chromosome 5, ASM4086904v1, whole genome shotgun sequence DNA segment above includes these coding regions:
- the LOC137252331 gene encoding uncharacterized protein isoform X1, translated to MESTNNANSFNKVFATNIRFNEATSEAEGAAISSAGMVVDQAEGLLQGDQAEDVGTNQIEVNLAGPNGDVLRVLMEIIYKMDQIEQNQRTLSYNQSVLMKMVEEIKQDAVPKSEVLAQQHLMRECKVTLKKVESSVCKITGEVRDKYMDEVASALPLQNVLEVLRVEERLKVEEYAVAMKAHMFKIKGISEDIPRVVKEIFCDTLMEEYNWAGAAGKKSLQKLSLFETFLRDVFIHQGHASYEKGMRKAVELSHHRMAQRKFGKKQKLVTAQTSPPAQ
- the LOC137252331 gene encoding uncharacterized protein isoform X2 — protein: MESTNNANSFNKVFATNIRFNEATSEAEGAAISSAGMVVDQAEGLLQGDQAEDVGTNQIEVNLAGPNGDVLRVLMEIIYKMDQIEQNQRTLSYNQSVLMKMVEEIKQDAVPKSEVLAQQHLMRECKVTLKKVESSVCKITGEVRDKYMDEVASALPLQNVLEVLRVEERLKVEEYAVAMAHMFKIKGISEDIPRVVKEIFCDTLMEEYNWAGAAGKKSLQKLSLFETFLRDVFIHQGHASYEKGMRKAVELSHHRMAQRKFGKKQKLVTAQTSPPAQ
- the LOC137252331 gene encoding uncharacterized protein isoform X3: MESTNNANSFNKVFATNIRFNEATSEAEGAAISSAGMVVDQAEGLLQGDQAEDVGTNQIEVNLAGPNGDVLRVLMEIIYKMDQIEQNQRTLSYNQSVLMKMVEEIKQDAVPKSEVLAQQHLMRECKVTLKKVESSVCKITGEVRDKYMDEVASALPLQNVLEVLRVEERLKKAHMFKIKGISEDIPRVVKEIFCDTLMEEYNWAGAAGKKSLQKLSLFETFLRDVFIHQGHASYEKGMRKAVELSHHRMAQRKFGKKQKLVTAQTSPPAQ